Part of the Vigna unguiculata cultivar IT97K-499-35 chromosome 3, ASM411807v1, whole genome shotgun sequence genome, GCAATCATTCCTCCCACCTCCCTCTCAGATTTTGTTGCAGACAATACTGGCCAAACAAACTGGCTAATACTAGATAGTTTTATCAATATTACAAGTTTAATTTTTCCCTAAACTTAAATTGTGAGAATTTCATCCCATCACCAATATTCTAAAGGAAATTTTACTTTCAAATAGCTCATTCACCGTTCATGAAACCTGACGATACCACATGGCATGAGTCAAATACATATAACAGTAAAAGGAAGCATGTATAATTCTATTACCCACGATCTCTGCTCATAACCAACATATATATTGTTATGACTGAAATAAACTATTGCACACCTGTTCACACTTCCCCAAAAGTTCCTTGTCACCGGTGTATCCCTAAACAACCATAAACAAAAGGAATCAAAATTGGAAATCAAACAAATCAAAGCAAAAGGAACAAAGTAATAGAAGATACCACAAAATAGAAACTTTAGGGTACGTTCGGCAGGGTTGCAAGTTTTCAGCTTTTTGTTTAAAGATgcaatttcaaaatcaaaacaaagcatgttttacaaaaatgaatttgaaatggcttttaactcattttcaaaaccaaaaacaaaaatatttatgaatttagtTTTCAGTTTTAGAAAACCACATCTCAGTAGCTTTGACTATGGTCCTTCCCATCATCATCACAGCCACTTGCACCACCTTTATCACCACCATCATTGCTACCACCATTGTCTCTACTCCTACCACCATTACTACCTAaactgccaccaccaccaccaccaccatcagcATCATCACTATTAACATTGTTGTCACCACTTTTACTGTCACAAACATCACTACCACCTCTACATGCACCACCATTATGAATGTTGTTATTACTTCGACAACCATCAATAATAACACTACTACTTCCACCactattgttatttttactaccacttctaacatggtcaAGGCTAAAACATAtctttaaactaattttaaccaAATAGGGAAgttttaatctaatttattttgaaactagaaattagaaaaaagatactaattttcaaaactaaaaactaatttttacaACTAAAATGGTTGTAGTTTCTAAAAccttttgaaatttataactcAGAACCACCCTAAACGAACCCTTGATTATTAAAACAAGATGTAAGGAGggataaatttattaaacttcACCTTTATAAGATCCATCTCCTCTTTTGTAGGACAAAACTTAATAAGATTTTCCACTTGATCAACATCTAATACTGACTCGTCCAAAGCCAGTACTGCAGCCTGAAATATCCCGTCAGAATGTGTTATAAAAGATAATACCTACCACTGATAGATACAGGTTGAGATTTAGAAGTTAGAAAAGTTTGAAGCAGATATGGAGTCCAAAAGATTGTTTATCTACTATCAGCAGTTCAGTACTAATATTCATCTTCCACATATTTTAAGAACCAGTCTTAATGAAAGCAAAAAAGAATTAGTTCACCATAGTGcttcatgaaaaagaaaaaacagttcttttcataaaaaaaaagaaaaatacttatCTTAAATAACTATTCCTAGATGATTGTAAAAATATTCCCACATCAAAGTATCAGCTTACCATCATATCGGGAAGTGGCATCTTAACCTTAGTGAGCATAATTTCAGTATTATTAGCCCTCCTTAGATCAACCTAAAATCAATAATACAAACACACAAGTTATTGACAGGTTAACAGGGAATCAAATGAAAATCAATTCAATGATAGCTTTAAGGTTTATATCAAAAATCAAGTTTTGAAATATTCATGTTTGTGTGTAGAATAATACCAAGGTGACTCTGTCAGTTTTAGATCCAGCAGATTTGCCCTTCCCTCCAGATTTTCCAGCATCAGCAGGTTTTGGAACATTTAAGGAGAAAAGCTTCTCTAGCTCTGAAAAATCGAACTCTGGTGCACTAAGAACATAAAACCAGTCATAACAAAATATAGGGAGATAAATAAGATAGAGAAAATCATACAATTATACATAATTGAAAAGGCAAACATGTTCAACAGTAGAAAAGACACATTACATTTGTGGTTCTCCATGTCTTTGTAATTCTTCCCATAAACTTCCTTGTAGTGCCCTTGTAACCTTGCTCCAATGTAAAGGCTTTAAAGAGGATTTACGGGCTGCAGGCCCTGTAGGGCGCCCAATCCCACGTCCTCCCCCTCTTGGATCAACTCTAGCATTTGCACCTTTTGCACCAAATGGCGGAGGTGGCGGAGGTCCACCCCCAGGAGGTGCAGGAGCACCAGGAACACCTGGGGGAGGTGGAGGACCTCGACCACCaggaggaggtggaggaggtggTCCTCTACCACCAGGAGGTGGAGGTGGTGCTCCAAACATTGGGGGGGGAGGAGGAGGTGGTCCTCTACCACCAGGAGGTGGAGGTGGTGCTCCAAACATTgggggaggaggaggaggtggtCCTCGACCACCAGGAGGTGGTGGTGCTCCATACGATGGAGGGGGTGGAGGAGCGGGTGTTCCATACATgggaggaggtggaggaggtggTGCTCCATACATtggaggaggtggaggaggtggTGCTCCATACATTGGAGGAGGTGGGGGAGGTGGTCCTTGACCGCCTGGAGGAGGAGGTGGGGGAGGTGGTCCTTGACCGCCTGGaggaggaggtggtggaggtggtgTGCCATACATcggtggaggtggtggtggaggtggtgcTCCATACATTGGAGGTGGAGGGGGTGGTGGGGCTCCACTTGATGGAGGaagaggtggtggaggtggCGGTGGAGGTGGGGCTCCATTTGATGGAGGAagaggtggtggtggaggaggtGGGGCTCCATTTGATGGAGGAAGAGGTGGTGGCGGGGGAGGTGCGGCTTTATACATTGGAGGAGGTGGAGGCGGGGCCACACTTGATAGAGGAGGAGGTGTgggtggaggtggtggtggtggagcttGACTAaaaggaggtggtggtggtggtggaggaggaCTATTGAAAGGAGGTGGAGAGGGAGGTAATGAAGTTGTACCAAAAGGAGGAGGAGGTGGTGGCGGAGGTATAGGTGGTGAAGTTGAATATATGTGTGAATTAGCTAAAGGTGGTGGAGGGGGAGGTATAGGTGGTGTAGCTGAATATATATGTGAATTGGCTAGGGGAGGGGGAGGGGGAGGGGGAGGCGGAGAAAGGGGTTGAGTTGGAGGTGGGGTTGCTGGTGGAGGTGAACCTTTATATGATGCAAATGGGGGTGTTGGGGGAGGAGGGGgtggaggaggtggaggaggtggAGCCCTATTTGTTGAAGCTGTAGGAAACATGGGAGGAGGGGGAACCGACGGAATTTCATTCTTTGGAAGAGGTGATGCTAATGGTGTCAAAGGAGGAATGGATGAAACTTCATACCTTGGAGGTGGTGGCGGTGGAGGAGGCTGTGAAGGGATCACTGCAGTAACCACTTGAGAAACATCCAGTGTAACATCGATGCTTGCAAATGGAAGAGGGGTTGTAGGAAGTGTTAAAGATACACTAGTCTCTTCAACTATTGATGAAGCCACAGATTTCCTAGGGGATGGGAAAGGTACTAAGCTCCCTACATTTTCCCCAAAAAAGGGGGGCGGGGGTGGTGGTGGGGGTGGAGAGAAAGGAAGAGAAGTTTCAGGTGGTCTCATAAATGTTGTTAAAGTTGAAGGTTGaaatggtggtggtggaggaggtggtggtggtggtggcatgAGGGGCCCTTTCCCACCCAAAGAAGATGGTGATACTACAGGAGATGGAGAGCCTTGAGCTGATACACCGTCCTTTAATGATGAGGATTCAAAAACTTGAGAAGAGACTCTACTGTGAGCTGGAGGGGGAAGGGGAGGAGGTGAGGAAGGATGTAGCAGTTGTTCTGAGCTCTGCTCTTGCGCTGGAGTATCTGACTGAAAAGATGTCTCTTTAATTGATGACAATGGTGATGGTAGACCTTTTTCATCTATTTCTGCTGCTATATAGCCAGAAGATTTTGAAGAGGCCACCTTCCGGCTTTTTAGGTCATTTGTTTTGTCAATAGAAGCAACAACTGCAGAAACAACAGGAGCAGATAAGGATCTTGTTTTGGCATCTtccattttctcttttgtgGAAGACAAATTTATCAGTGCAGCTGGTGCACTATTATTCCTTGATGGTGGATAATAGACGTGCATTGAATT contains:
- the LOC114178199 gene encoding formin-like protein 20 isoform X5, producing the protein MALFRRFFYRKPPDRLLEISERVYVFDCCFSPDVLEEDEYRVYMGGIVAQLQDYFPDASFMVFNFREGERRGQISDILSQYDMTVMEYPRQYEGCPVLPLEMIHHFLRSSESWLSLEGQQNVLLMHCERGGWPVLAFMLAGLLLYRKQYSGEQKTLEMVYKQAPKELLHILCPLNPQASHLRYLQYISRRSLGAEWPPSETPLFLDCLILRVLPIFDDGKGCRPVVRVYGQDPSISATRSSKLLFSTSQSKKHVRHYLQAECMLVKIDLRCRVQGDVVLECIHLSDDFVREELMFRVMFHTAFVRSNILMLNRDEIDILWEAKDLFPKDFKAEVLFLDADAVIPDLTTVTVSEDANEIESAETESASPDEFYEVEEIFSSVIDAQEGKTEYYSQAFHENAVNDETHKEVWRHKSDPNNFEDCPPDDKITKQVYKMDPGINTVKDISIDDAHYNYKFDGSVDSDPHAVKDIAVDDGEIKSPSTAVVSDMMKPPLETKEVTMHVQQEFAVTENEYDEDKEVTEKEPDSKAGNQMPDLAEQKYGKVLPSTAKKQPPSNSKPVGDTVAAKQKTKQQETHGFQAKQAKPNAVTRWIPSNKGSYTNSMHVYYPPSRNNSAPAALINLSSTKEKMEDAKTRSLSAPVVSAVVASIDKTNDLKSRKVASSKSSGYIAAEIDEKGLPSPLSSIKETSFQSDTPAQEQSSEQLLHPSSPPPLPPPAHSRVSSQVFESSSLKDGVSAQGSPSPVVSPSSLGGKGPLMPPPPPPPPPPPFQPSTLTTFMRPPETSLPFSPPPPPPPPPFFGENVGSLVPFPSPRKSVASSIVEETSVSLTLPTTPLPFASIDVTLDVSQVVTAVIPSQPPPPPPPPRYEVSSIPPLTPLASPLPKNEIPSVPPPPMFPTASTNRAPPPPPPPPPPPPTPPFASYKGSPPPATPPPTQPLSPPPPPPPPPLANSHIYSATPPIPPPPPPLANSHIYSTSPPIPPPPPPPPFGTTSLPPSPPPFNSPPPPPPPPPFSQAPPPPPPPTPPPLSSVAPPPPPPMYKAAPPPPPPLPPSNGAPPPPPPPLPPSNGAPPPPPPPPPLPPSSGAPPPPPPPMYGAPPPPPPPPMYGTPPPPPPPPGGQGPPPPPPPPGGQGPPPPPPPMYGAPPPPPPPMYGAPPPPPPPMYGTPAPPPPPSYGAPPPPGGRGPPPPPPPMFGAPPPPPGGRGPPPPPPPMFGAPPPPPGGRGPPPPPPPGGRGPPPPPGVPGAPAPPGGGPPPPPPFGAKGANARVDPRGGGRGIGRPTGPAARKSSLKPLHWSKVTRALQGSLWEELQRHGEPQIAPEFDFSELEKLFSLNVPKPADAGKSGGKGKSAGSKTDRVTLVDLRRANNTEIMLTKVKMPLPDMMAAVLALDESVLDVDQVENLIKFCPTKEEMDLIKGYTGDKELLGKCEQVCNSLFQS